A single Ziziphus jujuba cultivar Dongzao chromosome 11, ASM3175591v1 DNA region contains:
- the LOC125419643 gene encoding uncharacterized protein LOC125419643, with protein sequence MQMGSEFNGFQLPPHKRFRLFQQQQLTERQRFDNYNAASLSTLPAKKRRESRDPSIVADPTATAAASAAATTICLPAKKRVWALPADLSPEKQFTAFDLNMEYKPFSKEDSEAVVVKRKKEEEHIQATGSTQEGKEAESACEDDNDGIVCAICQSTDGDPSDPIVLCDGCDLMVHASCYGNPLVKGIPEGDWFCAQCSVSRSSQSKKKMTFSCCLCPTTGGAMKPTSDDSGWAHLVCAVFVPEVFFRDPEGREGIDCSKVPKKRWKEKCYVCKKSNGCAINCSEPKCPLGFHVTCGLKEDLCIEYREGRKKGAVVAGFCKTHSDLWMKQQQTGKFKIVAREDKK encoded by the exons ATGCAAATGGGTTCCGAATTCAATGGCTTCCAATTGCCCCCTCACAAAAGATTTAGACTCTTCCAACAGCAGCAGTTGACTGAAAGACAACGTTTCGATAATTACAATGCTGCTTCCCTCTCAACCCTCCCGGCTAAGAAACGGAGGGAGTCGAGGGACCCATCTATTGTTGCTGACCCCACAGCCACTGCCGCCGCCTCCGCCGCTGCAACTACAATCTGCTTGCCGGCGAAGAAAAGGGTATGGGCCCTTCCAGCCGATTTATCCCCGGAGAAGCAATTTACTGCCTTTGATCTTAATATGGAGTATAAACCATTTTCAAAGGAAGATTCAGAAGCCGTCGTTgtaaagaggaaaaaagaagaagaacatatTCAAGCTACTGGAAGTACCCAAGAAGGAAAGGAAGCTGAAAGTGCTTGCGAAGACGATAATGATGGCATTGTATGCGCCATTTGTCAGAGCACGGATGGAGATCCATCAGATCCTATAGTCCTCTGCGATGGGTGTGATCTAATGGTCCACGCTTCCTGCTATGGCAATCCCCTCGTGAAGGGTATTCCCGAAGGCGACTGGTTCTGTGCCCAGTGCTCTGTTTCTAGATCTTCTCAATCCAAAAAGAAGATGACATTTTCATGCTGCTTGTGTCCAACCACCGGAGGAGCAATGAAGCCCACGAGCGACGACAGTGGATGGGCACACCTAGTGTGTGCGGTTTTCGTTCCCGAGGTGTTCTTCCGAGATCCCGAAGGCCGAGAAGGTATTGATTGCTCTAAGGTTCCCAAGAAGAGGTGGAAAGAAAAATGCTATGTTTGCAAAAAATCAAATGGGTGTGCTATTAATTGCTCTGAGCCCAAATGCCCTCTGGGTTTTCATGTAACTTGTGGTTTGAAGGAAGATCTTTGTATAGAGTACAGAGAAGGGAGGAAAAAAGGTGCTGTTGTTGCTGGGTTCTGCAAAACCCACTCTGATCTATGGATGAag CAACAACAAACTGGGAAGTTCAAGATTGTGGCTAGAGAGGACAAGAAGTAG